The sequence gtgccatcagatcggacaaatcgacgtttgaatctttgtttacaaaatcacatacgtccttttgaatagggatcctataatgagagatatgcaaatacttttccagacgatttagcaacgctgttacttttgttagcaaacgcttccagcacttgccgcagcgcaaagtgttgaagcttgtatatgactttacatttgataacaatttggattatgtttgtctgtccactaacagtgtttaaataagctttatcactaaaataaaagtgcaatacaaacagGCGAAACACAATACAAAAACTATATTACTTCTAttcgcgaaagtaaaacaaattatttattcgatgaaacttttcttaaaatttatctcaatacctctcaacctcgtctcaatctgcaacaataacaacgttcatttggctcacgttttgacagttctcaataagggttgctgacgtttaatcacctttctctttcaagcgcatacGAAGTatagggtttgttttcatcgggaaacgtttcccgatgaaaacaaatccctaCCCTTCCTaggcgcttgaaagagaaacatgattaaacgtcagcaacctctatgctcgattggcttacaatggccgctttcgcatatctctcattataggatccctacttttgaataagtacccgagatatcaTCTGCTGCCGATCAGTCCGAGGCGGAAAGTGTCGTTGAGGAACTGGACTGGACGAGTTACAGCTGGACCCGCAGGAACTAGCCCAATTCGTCGAAGCCAATGAAATTCCCCTGCCGGGTGAACCGAGTACATCCAAAATATGGCTGCCACTCCCCGAAGATCACGCAGGCCCACGGTCGCGTCGACGTCGttgtagggattgagacggaGGAGACGGCCAGAACACGACAGTCGTCAGCCCTCCCGGAGTCGGAAACGGACGATGAAAACCCACAGCGGAACGAAATATTGATCAATAAATTTGTCGCCGGTGAGATCAGCTATGCGGAATATCAAGCCCGTATGCAGCAGGGCGGAGAAATGGActtggaagaagaaaaatgggCGACACGGCGAAAGTTGGCCAAGAAGTCTTCCTGATTCGAAAAAGATTTTAAAGCGGATTGATGCGTTGAGGGGAAATTTGCAAGGTGAAGGTTGACGGCAAAACTCCGATGAAACGATACCGAAGGTTTTTGCCACCGGCTTTGCAAGGATCGATGGGACAAGCCATTTTTTGCTACTCGCGTGGACACGCCGAGGTGGCTAAAAAAGTTATGTTTGGAGATTGTGCGACAAATGCCGTTAGTGCACGAGCCGTTCGTCACGTTAGCTTAAATATATGAAACGAAAGATCCGAAAAAATTCCTACAGTTTTCGCTAATCGCGGCCATTGCAACCTTCAACATCCAACAGTAGGTTCGCTTTACGGAGATATCCGAGAATCTAGGTAATCTTAGCCGGGCGTTGATGTGCTACGCCCGGACCATCAAATaggatccgaaaaattttgatcTACGAATGAAACGTGTTCAGTTGTTGGAAAAGAAGGGTGAAGAGAAGCAATCTTTCAAATGCCTTTTGCTATGCTGCCGTCCATTTCGAAGGAGCGAAGGGGAGAGTTTTTGGTGGAAACGGCCTAGAGGCTGGCCAAAAAGTTTCACGAAGAGTAGCTATGAACACCATGGATCGCGCTTATGGAACATTAGACGTTCTAATGGCGCACACCAACGTAGAGGTTCATGAGATGGTCAACGAGGTAGAAGAGAATGATTCCAATGCCAACAAAGCGATTTATTCTGTGATCATTCCGAATAACATGGTACTGGACCAGTGGCTTAAAGTTGTTATCTTGGCGAACAATCTCAAGGCGGTCATGTCGAACCCGTTTTGCACCTTGTTTGCAGATGTCTACTACTTGGCTAGCCGTGCCCTTCTGCTCAGCTTACTGCGGGTCTCGTGTAAGGTCAGTTCACTGATGACGAGACTTGCCTTGGCCGCATCCGCATACTTGTGGCTTGTTTCGATGCTGCAATAGAGCCCTAGACTGGATTTGTTCCAGCATTTGTTTGTACCAATCCTTTTGATAGACCGTATCGGGTCATCTTCCTATCCGGCTGTACTGATCTCATCCGCCGGTACATGCCTTCACAACTTGAAGGCAaaagaaaataatagcaaaatggcCTGTACAAAAGGAACGCGTCTCCAATCTCATAGCTTATAAGGGCTTTTAAATTTCTGATGTGTTGAACCACTGCAACGATGATTGCATTCAAAATGTCGGATTGCCTCCACTTCGTAAATGGATTGGTTGCACGACTGATTTATCAGATTAGAGCTGAATTCATCTATGGTGGATTGCAGGAAGACGATAAAGCTGCAAAAAGAATAAAGTGTATGTCAGATGGGTTATGGATGTAGTTTAATAGTCAATAGTTTAGGGTTTttgactgcaacttgttgcgagaaaacaGGATAAGAATTACTGTATGGAAAGATAGCAAATGTATTTCGGTTTTCGCATGCACACACGTTCAGatagacatttgttcagctcggcGATTGGTttataacattatgggtctccgagccttttataaaaagtttgatttttgagTGGAATGATAGCTTTTCGGTACAACGTTGTTGgaagagaaaagcaaaaacatcAACCGAGGATTCTTGATCCAAATAACAAAATTGAGACTCGCCTTCTCTGGTAGCTCCGGTAATTTCCCATCACCGCAGATGTTCGTCCGTTTGGTTCCGCCTTATCCACAAGGCACGAGCCTTATAccgattttatttaattatgagCTGATATGGTATGCATTTGgattcgattctgttttttttattttcactccaAACGTTAAGAATCTCAAAGTcgcatttaaattttccaactATTCGAAAAGCTATCCAATCACAACTATAGTTACGGAAAACAACTTTCAAAACTCGGTTTCTGAAGGACTTTTACCAGAATTTAGGATATATTTAGCTGACATTGATGCATTACAATAGTAATGGTAACCGTTCACCAAAATATCCGCATCACTTTCCCAAATCCGTCATTACCCACCGCGCAAGGATTACAACTCGTTCGTGCAAACCATTCCAACCGACGACGCCACCTAACTATTCCACCTATTTGTTTACATTGCGATCGGTCAactcaaaataaaaacaaaaatcagaaAGTTATCCGACGCCCAAAAAGGATAGTTGCTTGaccacaaaaaattaaaaccctTTCGTTAAAGCAGCAAAAAAGTGATTCTAAACATGCTCATAAAGGTATCGATTGTTTTTGGTTTTGATCGATTTCGGCAAAATCAATTACCCACAAAAGCTTAACCTTGGATGACGCGAAGGCTAAGGTTCAGTCCGGctctcaataaaaaaaacaaatggaaAAACTGCTGCGCTCCGCCGGATCGCGTTGGTTGTTTGGGTCAGCCTGCGAATGGCGCCGCTCGAATCGAATGTCAAACTTTTGAGTAGTcgttttaaatttccaacggcAATTGAATAAAAAGGGAATGGATACTTACGATTGAGGCCACCGATGTACTCCATGGTGATTTCGCAGTGCTCCCAGACTGCGGACACGATCGGGTAGAGCTTTCGTCCCTTGAGCCCCCGGAATGCCACCCCCGGATACTGACCGTCGACGATGAAACTGAGCGTTCCCTCGTCCATGTCTAACGCTACTAGGAATTTGTCCTGCACTAGGAAGGTCTCGTCTGGCTGAAGTATCGCTGGGTACGTGACGCCGGGGCAGGTTTTCGAATTGTGGTACAGCATATTGCGCCCCAAGTCCCAGCCCCAACTCTGGTCGTTCGAACCGACCAGACTTTGATAACCTACGGAGTGGAGTGGTGCCTCGGATGTGGAAACACCGATCACAGCATGCGTACCTCGCTGCCGCGTCGACCAGAACACTTCCCACACGTGCAGTCCCTTGGTGAAGCCCACCTTGCCCCGTATGCAGTCTGTGCTCTGTGCCACCGGGTGCCGGTGGAATGTCATCTTGTCGTCCTCCTTCACAAACACATTGAGCGAGCGGTCCTCCGAGTTCCAGGAGTATTTGATCGGCGTTTCGCGAGCGGCTGGTGGCATATCGAGCAGGAGATCTAGTCGGGCCGGACGCTGGAAGTGCGCCGCCAGTTCGCGCGGGATCTTCGGGATAAAGGGCGATGGTTGGTCACGGCTGCTGACCGTTTTGACACCTCCACTGATCTTTTGGCCCATGTTCATGCCAGGATGAGCCCCGCTATTAGTACGACTGCTGCGGTTGCTTCGGATGGCAACCTTGTACGAAACTCGAATGCGCTCAAACTCATGGGGATCGATGCGGTTCAGGACCACGCGGGGCAGTAACGTTGAGGTGGATGGCGATATACTCTGTGGACGGCGGCGATCGCTTGACCTTAGCACCGGACCCGGCTACTTTTGTATCTGCAAGGAGAACAAAACGGAAATGCTGTTAGTGATTTTTGTTAGCGTGGAagtaataaataataacaaaaaacttTGTAGGAATTTTAGCGATCTAATTTAAATATTGCCATCCTATCGCAGATCGTCAGACAAATTAAAACAGGTTGATATTGGGTCCCAATTAGGAGTCAGTAAGCGTAGCCCTTGTTTACGGAAATTGAATTAAGTTTTAGCTTTGAAGCCATATAGAATTAACATTGAACAGCCTGGCGCAAATCAGGCAGATTAAGAAATGTTGATATTTATATACTTGCTTGAGATGGCCGTatgctgagacgagacctgcaaagaggaaaaaatgtaacttcagctgctgccagtcaactgctgtcacgaactgtcaggtgcaaccagcagctttttgagtgaaagtattggtatcccaaataaaatattccacatcatttttgttttaccaagacttttttactttaacgagtattccaaaccttccgtttagcttgttaataatcagtaataaagctgtgttttgttcccggtataaaaatccttatgaaaatgaattaactatttcgtgaattggatacacttttattgtgctcagaagggtccacctggggcttaggtgaaacagtcaagtaaacagttgaaactcggtggtcaactgtgatgaaaagaagaacaagtgtcaaaacaagagaaaagaagcagcgtctttgcaggtctcgtctcaggccGTATGGATTGCAGTTTTTACtttaaacaacaaaaacaattGGACAGCTTTGGACAGAAAACGTAAATAAAACGTGACGTGaggaatctgtcaaaactcacagcaaacactttcaaataaatttaccataatttgagtaaaatacactagcgcctctggcgGTGCTGGTCTCGTCAGCTCATCTGGGTTGCATGAATTTTAAATCGGTTCTTCGGGACTCCGAtgtcccggttattagttcctgccGGAACATAGAAACTGACAGAAGCTTGCATTTTCCGTAGAGAGCCAAACAAGGGACTAACGAAACGCGGAACTGCAGACAAGCAGCAGAGAACACACCGGAAGGACCCGGAACTCCGTCAACTCAAGTAAAATTGCTATTGAAAAGCGAAATTGTTGTGAAAATATactcacagagaaacagacgtctcacttagaacaaattgcaatccaaatcatcgtcacgaaaacagtgtcgcccaatgctaaaatcccggtgagtggccaagcggcaaccagatggcggtagtgtgcaaacgtcaaacacaagcaaaatcgatgaaagcgccatcggtggccgattgaccacctacaaaaagttaaataaaccgttaaaaaggtgtacgatggaacatatgttgagtgagacgtctgtttctctgtgatatACTGATCGGATATCGGACAGCAAGAAATGTCATCATTTTTGACAGTCAAAATTTTCAAGCAGTTTTCTGCTGTCAACGCGTTTATCGCATCATTATCGCGCTATCATCGCGAATCATCGCGCTAATCGCAGGTGAAAAGTTTCATCGCAAAGAAAATCATTCTAATCGCGAAAATCTTAGTGACAAGGAAGCTTTATCTACGGCTCATCGTGGAAGTGGCTCACCCCTCGGATAAGTGCCTGacaaatgagtgacattttttctcatttttgcctttctcgtacaacaaagttgtacctgaaaggctttcatttcactcccaaaacgtactttttatagagcgcttgtagacccatagtattatataccattcgattaagctcgacaaactgagcaaatgtctgtctgtccgtgtgtgtgtccgtgtgtgtgtgtgtgcgtatgtgtgtgcacattgaaacattagacaattttttctagtactaaacctgaatcgattttgctacaacaagttgcattcgatggggaatgttttcttcttgttcgctattgaatttcataatgatggcacggctcaaaaaatagtaaatattcaaagagttatgagacatcattatttcgtaacaaataagctatcgattttctaggttatgttctcccaagacacaatttattcgaaaccggcacactgacagcatagaatacatagcttacacggaagaaaaaaaaaccttcacaaagaaacatagaaacccattaatgagttaaaaagtactcattttaagatttcatgtatacactgaaaattctagtttattttttcaaaatgacctaagaaacatattttcatgaatgaattttaatattgcgatcaacagaccaatatgatagcttttgattgcggtacacaaattaattcatgaaaaaaaggtgacatatgttctttttaaaagttaagcgtcatttctgccatttctttcccctatgggccgatgtgagcagtgagaagtgaaaagtgagacgtgagaagtgcgaagtgaggagtgaaaagtaagaagtaagaaatgaaaaatgagaaatgaaaaatcaccagatgatccgaaatgaaaacaaaaatgtttttccaaatttaatctagactatcctttgaaaagagctgaaattttttgctaatattttcaaatggatataatagaaaaacgacgcatcccacaaaaaagtgttgtatgggtgaccatcgcaaaatcagtcaaaatttctagtgaaaatatcggaaacaatccaaattgagccctacactgaaaaaaaaatcagtttaaaaattttaaagtcgatttgcgaaaaaatgctcttttttatttaaatgaaattttgtctcaagataagtgattatgttccctaccaaccgtccatacatcgcaagctgggcacttaaggaaaaaagtttttctaacaaaaactttttcttgtcggaattattttcagtgtattttcatctgaaactaaaccaatgaaagccatcgttatagaaccccaagcaaatctatttttatgatacattgtctaatttagtcactaaatatagtttgttttaaattaagagtaatattaaaaagggtttatatcttcaaaaaatattatattccattattagcttctttagttgcgaccagttacgaccaaaacattgtactctgcctgactgtacaggaatacttaatatgagtatatatgtatacatatgttaaatccacccttaaagacactgaaaaatcaattccgtcaagaaaaggttttgttagaaaacttttttcccttaaaagtgcccggcttgcgatgtatggacggttggtaggaatataatcacctatcttgagacaaaatttcttccTAATCAAAAAGAGCGtttttgcaaattgacttttatttttttaaattgatttttttagtgtagggttctatttagagtttttcaaaaagttttattagaaagtttgaatgattttgcgacagtcacccatacaacacttttttgtaggaagcgtcgtttatcgattatatccatttgaaaaaatcagtaaaaacaagtttgacccttttcaaaagatagtctgcatcagatttggaaaacccagagtctattatatatagagttacgcaaagaaagaagccaaatctacctattgaactgtcaaaccgtctacctatcgagcaaagtaaacaaatgcttgttggtaaggcggaagtattgttatcgcctaatgatttttaatggggaattaaaacgcatgaattgaaatgtattagatttgttctagaaacagcttcataaaacttcaatacaccccccaataaaatagcaacaagaaactcacgtgtttgcactctgtgggtgacttggttatcgaattaaaaagctttagcagtgaacacttccgtgaagtcactttgagggttgaacaaaaatgaaagttgcaaacagaataacaagaagatcattcagaataagtataagaagatcctctttgcgcaactctggGACCCAGACTCTGGGAAaacctaagtatgcacttttctttttacagcaccttttaagtattgaccaataaattgacaaaaagtcaacttaacaataagaacacttgcaagttcccaaaaagtcctatttggcttcatgcatttctattacatttctcgcataacttttcgaaaggacctaagtaacattttttcatgaattctcgcttaacttttcaaaagcacataagtaacatttttttcatgaattaatttgaatactgcaatcaatagttttcatgttgttctgttgattgcagtaaggtaccccggggcaagtggaacctaaaaaaacgctagttaagcaaaattgttaacgcatacttagaaaacagggttttacagaacattaaccacggatacatcattatatacTTCCTTTGtggaagtgtagacgtgttggaaaccatttattcaattacaaaaaatattggtagtgaaagaaataaattcacctgtaggacccacttaccccttcaaatggggcaagtgggacctattctgctttatactatcgaacgaaactaattaaaggaatatataatattcatatttatttatgagtcgtagtatttttagatcatggatggaggttggTTGCTTGTTGGACTTGTGTTTTAGCTTTCTTGTTGCTTATAATGTTACAATGTTGtaatgaaaacaagacaacagccgactTACTGTTTAATTGTCTCCTGTCTTgctttccattagcttacttttgtaccaaatgtttcaggtggaaaggataagcaaatctttattcacCATTCGAATTAATATTTCTCTGTTTAGAACtcgaattattacataaatcagtacttaaaaaaaaaacgtttttattcaggaaaTGCGCACTGCGCAGTGTTCttaatttgtaatagaacgaaattaCCAATTAATgtgttaagcactttatttatctgaaaatctgtaaatcttatgcaaagtttgaaaataacaaaacacaaaacaaaacctgctgacctattgtagaataaattaattatttgcactgtaaacgcaAAATATCGTATAGTCATAACGATTGCTCTTTCCATTCGGGAGATAATTTTTagaatgtaaaatacacattcTCTAATGAACTGTTCAGTATTTttaacaacgaaaccaacgatatcaaactgcatctgattcagatccgTATGATATATGAATGTCGGAGtgatttttcactagacaaagATCTAAAATCAGTTAAAGTTGTTCTATCAAAactgttgttcaaatatgtcccacttgccccatgtatgttaaaactcaacGGCAAgagaaaattgcaaattttggcttcaattaaaaattttaaatcgttttcgatgttaCACAATCATTCAATTACTCAAACTATTCGCCTTCCACATCAATGACAAATTTTGAAACAACTATTCtggtggaaatccattgaatcaaaataaaagtattagcttttcccggtagtttaaagtcatgatcaagcaatagcattagtatggtgcctcaaatagttttgattccaaatatttttgtgtcgggtggattcgttgatagtcctgcttcatctttctaggacattgttaccattaaaaacgttcatcgattcatcggcagccatagtacccacttaccccgtattttcacttgccccggggtaccttactcaaattaattcattaaaaaaatgttacttaggcccttttgaaaagttatgcgagatttatagtacagcaaaaagccatctaatagaaaatctagatggattattccattgctgacaaacgttcatttcgaaccaaaaaccgcaagttgctggttgatttttttgtcatatactgtgtctcgctcaaaccaacagcgaataatctaacgactactttcacgaacactttatttaaggaccagccactttaaccgaccgtgtccatttagcaagtatggtgttgaatataatctgtagattaaaaaaacagtttaataaagtaaaaaaaactcagcaagtaaccgcacaatattgagtaaaacaaattaagtgtgtagcatttccacattcaatgaataaatttcgcaccgtgtatactgacagcattaaagtttgtgttgcttctttcgtgctttattgatgatgctaacctctcaagcaaagctttccaaagcttcaaatgtggaacacgaaaactaacacacgcgctatagagaccgaagccgatgactttatccgctcgcatcaacacagttgtaaaaatttcatcgttggaaataaaaatcgcattcgtacatgcttctcgtgcgctcgttacgtttgctgccatttttttcctgctttggaaggagagaagaggcgtgtcaatgaggctaactgcttattgggttgggtggtttgggtggaatgatggtgtagtttgggcatttgggtgattggaacataacgttcgttttcatacacctcattatttccatattatgcggcttttttccattgatatttatgtgaattgtgttgttaattttcacaaatgtacttgtacaattattacacaaaggcatgcaaaatcaatgtatgacatacaactagttttattgaactttaatattacattggtgaaaaaacactacgtgggaatcggccctaaaacaattgtagacgcgctgtctggacagttaatcctatagatagtagaatctatagatgagcgaaagcatggctgagtcgatttttttgcccgtgcacacgtgcatatgacgtcacagcccttaacgtttccattggtttccattgaaatcgtgacgtcatgctcgtttggagacacgtttgacagttcgtttggagacagaggatttatcttcgcacatctatatattccactatctatagttaatccatattgtattttataatgtattttttaaaacgtgccgctgcgctaattattgtactatttacccacgatcgcatatttgtaacatatgcattttttcctttctcgtacaacaaagttgtaccgaaaggctatatgattgctccaaaaaaacttttgataaaaggcccggagacccatagtgttatataccgatctactcagctcgacaaactgcggtgacgtctgtttttttttgtgtatgtatgtgtatgtgtacaaattttgtagacacacgttttagaacttaggctgtgaaccattccacctattcgtttaacttttggttaaaatttgacacttcgatggttattttcccatcgtggttaaaattttactccggagccgacccatttgagttttgacggATTggtagttattcggaacgaaatggatttggcgccaattttctcgcgaacaaagtttaactattgaactgtcaaatctaaccatgctccggagcagggttatttttaaccacggcgaaataaccatcgaactgtcaaattttaactaaaagttaaacgaatcggtgaaatggttcacagccttagaattatccgatttactcgcaacaagttgcattcgacagggaattgtttgctattgaaaatgggcccgatcattgcttttcggaattattgaaaaatcattgttttttcccacaggtcccccttggaaaaaaaatcaaaaaacaattgtttttgaatggtggcaaggcaaaaatattaaaaattatcgaaaaaatgtgatctattcacccaaagagcttttttgaccttttcaaagtgattttttcaatatattttataatgcacgagaaaggcatcatcactgctaggtggattaatctgggtttttctataaaaaagtggtattttgtccataacttcagAGTCTGATCTgaccaattgtcaataggaaataatggtagagtatccttcgtcgaatgcaacttgttgcgagtaaatcggataaggattaagcttgacgacccctccccatggccactgcgagttagaccgggaccatcgtccctaacccctaatcccaaggcgtcaagcgacccgtgccgaggggatgcatggccaggggcgtgaaataataagctaggcttttaacggagcctgtggggtacctgggcaccctccacagtaattgtcccttaccgcgtcatgctgggctctggcgtggtggacctcttttcccgagcaactcgtgggaccaaaatggaaaaccaagtcaattcttcaattagtggtagtagtgtaggcgacaaccccttcgcaagaggtgggttgttcgggtctccgcctaggaggccagaggcaatagtcggcagctcagagcgcagcgccagcgtgggtcactcaaccttcctctcggctagaaaaacgccggtaggggttattgacggtccatggcttgtggaggcgatgaaccgcaaacgcgatggggtttcagccttcgaggtggcgacggaacagctggacgccatcatcgactttgcgtcatcgaagcataatatcagcaaggacctcaagaggagcttgcagaaacttcgaaagtcgatgctggacgccaagctggagagggcggtcgggacggccaagtgtaaacccgtgaaatcggcggagtcgaggtctacccagactg comes from Armigeres subalbatus isolate Guangzhou_Male chromosome 2, GZ_Asu_2, whole genome shotgun sequence and encodes:
- the LOC134216875 gene encoding protein gustavus-like is translated as MNMGQKISGGVKTVSSRDQPSPFIPKIPRELAAHFQRPARLDLLLDMPPAARETPIKYSWNSEDRSLNVFVKEDDKMTFHRHPVAQSTDCIRGKVGFTKGLHVWEVFWSTRQRGTHAVIGVSTSEAPLHSVGYQSLVGSNDQSWGWDLGRNMLYHNSKTCPGVTYPAILQPDETFLVQDKFLVALDMDEGTLSFIVDGQYPGVAFRGLKGRKLYPIVSAVWEHCEITMEYIGGLNPLSSSCNPP